The Malus sylvestris chromosome 14, drMalSylv7.2, whole genome shotgun sequence genome segment ATTATAAATGCTTTTCTAATTTAACTACGACAACTAATGTCTTGTGATAAATTGCTATTGGCAGGATCTGACTCATCAAGTAGCGGTATTGCAAACCCAACTTACAGAACTCCATAAGAGACTGAGGTGCACCTTTGGAGCTTTTAGTTGTTAAAGTATTGCCTTGTGTTTTTGGTCTTGATGGTCAATTTGGGTTGTGTTGTATGTTTCGAAAATGTTTGTGCTTCAGTTTCTATATACCAGAACGATAACTTTCGTACAGGCCCTAAGAAATTGTATAAAAACTCTTTCTGTTTGAATTGTCTTGTGTGTTCCTGATTATATTACATATATTTTGACCTGTTTTCGTATTCAATGTTTCATTGAATCTACAAATGATCGCGATCCATTGCATATTAAACTATGCATTGATCAGTAAGGTATATGCATATAAAGAATCCATGTGATAATTCTAATCCTTGCCACTTTTTCAGCTTTTGGAGCGACCCAGATAAGGTTGACAATCTTGAACAGCTTAGGCAGATGGAAGACATGCTTAAGGAATCAATCAACCGAACCTGTCTACGCAAGGTATAATTTTGTATTTCATGTTACAGTATTGCATAATAAATTCTAAGGCTTGTGATGTGAAAGAAAAACAACGAGGGTTTACGGTTTTGTTTACCAAACAACTGAAAAGAAAAGATGAAGTATGAACAGTGATATATCATCGATAAATGGCTTTGGTTGGTTTTGGTGTCATGGTGAGTTGAAGTAGCCATGACTTACCTGATCCGCCTGAGTTGCTACTTGTTCTACCTGCTTTATGTGTGGCTGGCTATTGAATTGATACTAACCTATTGGATAACTAAAATTGTTAGGAAAATTTGGGAAAACATCAACTAACATCACTAGATTGCACAAACCAGGTAATAAATACTTTAGCTGATGAacaatgctctctctctctctctctctctctctctctctctcatgtaaTCTAATTTGAAGCTTGATTTTTGTGTATCAAAGTTTCAAAATGGAATGCTTTCGTCTTTATTAGTTGGTGGTGGTATGCAAGAAGCTCAACCTATAACTTGGCTTTTCAATAGCGACAATCAACATATGATATTCCCGAATGAGCCGAACTATCTTCCACATAGGTTAGTCTATTGCTGTTATGCATCCACCAGTACAGAGCCTAATGCCTGAGAACTTTCTTTCTGATAAATTACCGATGCTATGAtgctctctgtctctctccctaGAGGTGTGGAGTGCTCTACAAATGCCACTGTTCCACATTATACTAGTTACTTTGGCACCGGGACGAGCACTAGCCCTTGCAACAGCAAACAATCTGAGGCCGGTGATCCAGTACGACTAGATACTATGGGACAAATTTCTAATATGGAAGGAGGCGGTGGCTTAAATGAGTTTGACATTAATGCTTGTTTAAGTACGGAACATGGTAAGCATTATGCTTATCCATCATATAGTAGTTCTTACGTGCCAGACGATCAGAAATTGAACCATGAAATGGAAAAGAACGTACCAACAAATCCGGTGGACTATCAACTGAGTAGCAACTTTGAACTGCCAAGATCTTTGTATGAAACTGATCATCATGCTTGGCTTTCTTCATCTGGGCCTAGCGGCATTGCTGTGTACAAGGAGAATACCTACCAACCGGTGAGTCCTTCCATCGATATTTTTCATTCTGTTTCGGCAAGCTTATGAAATAATGGACAAACTATTGGTCTATGTATTTTATCGTTCCATTGGTGACTTGCGGCTCTATGTTTGTTTTCGTCTCTTGTAGCAACCAAACGTGAGATTGTAGCTGACAAAATATTGGAAGGATTTACGGGAGGCACATACCGAGCAAATGATATGAGTTGGAAATCTTAAGAGTAATCCAAGATATGTATTGATGCTAACAGGCTCCTTGGGGGATTAGACTAAACCTGTATATATATTGTACAAGACATATAGAATTATAATTCATCTGTATACTAACATCGTTGGGTTCCTTAATTCAGAGCATCCACCACTTTTGTAAACTATTACTCATAGAAAATGAAAGCAAACATGATGGATTTCTCGAACCACTTTGTGATTTATATTATCTTCGCCCACAGCTTTTTTGTAACTGAGCGATTTCTAACCTAGTCTAATTTACGGAGAGGGGAATTCGAGTTTGGGTGTAGATGGGGAACTCTGCACTAGCCAACTTGGCGATGCCCATACGCTCAATGATCAATATTATATTAGTAGATGTAATGAGAATGATAATACTAATTACCACCATGGTTCCTGTACACCGGTAAAACATTTTGTCTACATTGATGCTCACCATTTCACACTCACTCAAAGAACATTAATTCATTgttacaaaataaataagaacagaattt includes the following:
- the LOC126598923 gene encoding agamous-like MADS-box protein AGL65, whose translation is MGRVKLKIKKLESSGNRQVTFSKRRNGILKKAKELSILCDVDIVLLMFSPTGRPTIFQGDRSNFEEIVSKFARLTPQERAKRKLESLEVLKKTFKKLDHDVNVQDFMSSSSQTVEDLTHQVAVLQTQLTELHKRLSFWSDPDKVDNLEQLRQMEDMLKESINRTCLRKENLGKHQLTSLDCTNQFQNGMLSSLLVGGGMQEAQPITWLFNSDNQHMIFPNEPNYLPHRGVECSTNATVPHYTSYFGTGTSTSPCNSKQSEAGDPVRLDTMGQISNMEGGGGLNEFDINACLSTEHGKHYAYPSYSSSYVPDDQKLNHEMEKNVPTNPVDYQLSSNFELPRSLYETDHHAWLSSSGPSGIAVYKENTYQPQPNVRL